In the Clostridium beijerinckii genome, one interval contains:
- a CDS encoding PTS fructose transporter subunit IIABC has protein sequence MRIVDLLHKQGINLNFNPNTKEQCINELVDLMDKTGNLNNKEEYKKAILAREELSTTGIGDGIAIPHGKTSAVKKASLAAAICKKGVDYDSLDGQPAHLFFMIAVPDNNDNLHLEVLARLSTILMDESFRTSLVNCSDKEEFLRLIDKKEMEKFPEEVKGEIEMNKSGYRVLAVTACPTGIAHTYMAAESLESKGKDMGVSIKVETNGSGGAKNVLTKEEIANAECIIIAADKNVEMARFDGKRVIKTKVADGIHKSTQLIEEAIRGNAPIYHHAGGADSSEDVSNESVGRQIYKHLMNGVSHMLPFVIGGGILIALAFLFDTFNPANPSGFGTGTPLAAVLKNIGGTAFGFMLPVLAGFIAMSIGDRPALSVGFVGGALASAGVTFASAFDPKVPAVSGGFLGALLAGFIAGYLVVGLKKLFAGLPNSLEGIKPVFLYPLLGTFLIGVIMLFINPIMGSINTGITGALNSMGGTSKILLGIVLGGMMSVDMGGPVNKAAYLFGTASLASGNFDIMAAVMAGGMVPPLAIAICTTVFRNKFTEKDRQAGLVNYIMGLSFISEGAIPFAAADPIRVLPSCIIGSAVAGALSMAFGCALRAPHGGIFVIAIVTNPLQYLGAIVIGAIVGAIILGIIKKPVQK, from the coding sequence ATGAGGATTGTAGATTTATTACACAAACAAGGCATAAACTTAAATTTTAATCCAAATACAAAAGAACAATGCATAAATGAATTAGTTGATTTAATGGACAAAACTGGGAATTTAAATAATAAAGAAGAATATAAAAAAGCAATATTAGCCAGGGAAGAATTAAGTACAACCGGGATAGGGGACGGAATAGCAATTCCACATGGAAAGACAAGTGCAGTAAAGAAAGCATCTCTTGCAGCTGCAATTTGTAAAAAGGGTGTTGATTATGATTCGTTAGATGGTCAACCAGCACATCTTTTCTTCATGATTGCTGTACCAGATAATAATGATAATTTACACTTAGAAGTATTAGCAAGATTATCTACTATATTAATGGATGAATCATTTAGAACAAGCTTAGTAAACTGTTCTGATAAAGAAGAGTTTTTAAGGTTAATAGATAAGAAGGAAATGGAAAAGTTTCCTGAAGAGGTAAAGGGGGAAATAGAGATGAATAAAAGTGGTTATAGAGTATTAGCAGTAACTGCATGTCCAACAGGGATTGCGCATACTTACATGGCGGCTGAAAGTCTTGAAAGTAAGGGGAAAGATATGGGAGTCTCAATAAAAGTTGAGACAAATGGTTCTGGCGGCGCTAAAAACGTTTTAACAAAAGAAGAAATAGCAAATGCAGAATGTATAATTATAGCGGCTGATAAAAATGTAGAAATGGCTAGATTTGATGGTAAGAGAGTAATTAAAACCAAAGTTGCAGATGGAATACACAAGTCAACTCAATTAATTGAGGAAGCTATAAGAGGAAATGCTCCAATATATCATCATGCTGGAGGTGCTGATAGCAGCGAAGATGTTTCAAACGAATCAGTTGGACGTCAAATTTATAAGCATCTTATGAATGGTGTATCACATATGTTACCGTTTGTAATAGGTGGTGGTATATTAATAGCTTTAGCATTCTTATTTGATACATTTAATCCTGCTAATCCGAGTGGTTTTGGTACAGGTACACCATTAGCTGCAGTTTTGAAGAATATTGGTGGTACTGCATTTGGATTTATGTTACCGGTTCTTGCTGGATTTATTGCAATGAGTATTGGAGATAGACCAGCTCTTTCAGTAGGTTTTGTTGGTGGTGCTTTAGCTAGTGCCGGTGTTACTTTTGCAAGCGCATTTGATCCAAAGGTTCCAGCAGTTTCTGGTGGTTTCTTAGGTGCATTACTTGCAGGTTTCATTGCTGGATATTTAGTTGTTGGTCTTAAGAAGTTATTTGCAGGTTTACCAAACAGTTTAGAAGGTATAAAGCCAGTATTTTTATATCCGTTACTAGGAACATTTTTAATCGGTGTTATAATGTTATTCATAAACCCAATTATGGGATCGATAAATACAGGTATCACTGGTGCACTTAATTCAATGGGTGGTACAAGTAAGATTCTTTTAGGTATTGTTTTAGGTGGTATGATGTCAGTTGATATGGGTGGTCCAGTTAACAAAGCAGCTTATCTTTTTGGTACAGCATCACTTGCTAGTGGAAACTTTGATATAATGGCAGCTGTTATGGCTGGTGGTATGGTTCCACCACTTGCAATTGCAATATGTACTACAGTATTTAGAAATAAATTTACTGAAAAAGACAGGCAAGCAGGTCTTGTAAACTATATAATGGGATTATCATTTATCTCAGAAGGTGCGATTCCTTTTGCGGCAGCAGATCCAATAAGAGTACTACCATCTTGTATAATCGGTTCAGCAGTTGCTGGAGCTCTTTCAATGGCATTTGGATGTGCATTAAGAGCACCTCACGGTGGAATATTTGTTATTGCAATCGTAACCAACCCACTTCAATACTTAGGAGCAATAGTCATTGGGGCAATAGTTGGGGCAATAATATTAGGAATAATAAAGAAACCAGTACAAAAATAA
- the pfkB gene encoding 1-phosphofructokinase: MINTITLNPSLDYIVKVDSFKVDSLNRTEEENIYAGGKGINVSIVLKNLGVANTALGYVAGFTGDEILRQIQSHGVNCDFIKLKSGFSRINVKLKSDGETEINGSGPAITDEELNLLHEKLSHLTKGDYLILSGSIPNSVPDNIYESIMNSLLDKGVEFIVDATKDLLLKVLKYKPFLIKPNHHELAEMFNVELKDDEDIIKYGRKLQEMGAKNVLISMAGDGAILLPENGEPIKRAVPKGILKNSVGAGDSMVAGFLCGYLKNKNIDEAFKMGIATGSASAFSEELATKEQVYELLKQI; encoded by the coding sequence ATGATTAATACAATAACTCTTAATCCTTCTTTAGATTATATTGTTAAAGTTGATTCATTTAAAGTTGATTCATTAAATAGAACTGAAGAAGAAAATATTTATGCGGGTGGTAAAGGAATTAACGTATCCATAGTTCTTAAAAATCTAGGGGTAGCGAATACAGCTCTTGGATATGTTGCTGGATTTACTGGAGATGAAATTCTAAGACAAATACAAAGCCATGGCGTAAACTGTGATTTTATAAAATTAAAAAGTGGATTTTCTAGAATAAACGTGAAACTTAAAAGTGATGGAGAAACAGAAATTAATGGATCTGGACCTGCAATAACTGATGAAGAGTTAAATCTCTTACATGAAAAACTTTCGCATCTAACAAAAGGTGATTATTTAATATTATCAGGAAGTATACCAAATAGTGTGCCAGATAATATATATGAAAGCATTATGAACAGCTTATTGGATAAGGGTGTAGAGTTCATAGTTGATGCAACAAAAGATTTGCTGTTAAAGGTATTAAAATATAAACCGTTTTTGATAAAACCAAATCATCATGAACTTGCAGAAATGTTTAATGTAGAGTTAAAAGATGATGAAGACATAATTAAATATGGTAGAAAACTTCAAGAAATGGGAGCAAAAAATGTTCTTATTTCAATGGCAGGGGATGGAGCAATTCTACTACCTGAAAATGGAGAACCTATAAAAAGAGCTGTTCCAAAAGGAATACTTAAAAATTCAGTTGGGGCTGGAGATTCAATGGTGGCTGGTTTCTTATGCGGATATTTGAAAAATAAAAATATAGATGAAGCGTTCAAGATGGGAATTGCTACAGGAAGTGCAAGTGCTTTCTCAGAAGAATTGGCAACAAAAGAACAAGTATATGAATTATTAAAGCAAATTTAA
- a CDS encoding hemerythrin domain-containing protein has product MDAIDLMMEEHKYIKRMLVVVRKACFRLYKGEKISYDDFNSMIGFIRNFADSHHHKKEEVMLFNRMVEEIGPTAEKIVKHGMLVEHDLGRLHISELQAALKNLKDGDEEAILDVISNAISYTHLLERHIDKEDKVVYTFAKRELNAGTLTGINKECIDFEEINNHIKKDNILILEELEKKYNS; this is encoded by the coding sequence ATGGATGCTATAGATTTAATGATGGAAGAACATAAGTATATAAAAAGAATGTTGGTTGTTGTAAGAAAAGCATGTTTTAGATTATACAAAGGTGAAAAAATAAGTTATGATGATTTTAATTCCATGATAGGTTTTATTAGAAATTTTGCTGATTCTCATCATCATAAGAAAGAAGAAGTAATGCTTTTTAATAGAATGGTTGAAGAAATAGGCCCAACTGCTGAAAAAATAGTTAAGCATGGTATGCTTGTGGAGCATGATCTTGGAAGACTACACATAAGTGAACTTCAAGCTGCACTTAAAAATCTAAAAGATGGGGATGAAGAAGCTATTTTAGACGTAATTTCTAATGCTATCTCCTATACGCATTTATTAGAGAGACATATTGATAAAGAAGATAAAGTTGTATATACATTTGCCAAAAGAGAATTAAACGCAGGCACATTAACAGGTATAAATAAGGAATGTATTGACTTTGAAGAAATAAATAATCACATAAAAAAAGATAATATTTTAATATTAGAAGAATTGGAGAAAAAATACAATTCGTAA
- a CDS encoding DeoR/GlpR family DNA-binding transcription regulator gives MFTEERFNIILQELKVKGIVSVTDLVQLLDASESTVRRDLNTLDSEGLLKKIHGGAIAIGESTSKHDYKVNVRQSLNVDEKSEIAKHAAALIEDGDILYLDAGTTTEILIDFIEANEIIVVTNGIVHAKKLLERGFKTFIVGGEVKAITEAIVGSTVVEDLKKYNFSKGFFGVNGVSNESGYTTPDMNEAMVKAQAMKMCRESYVLADQSKLEKVSFITFGAIADSTLITTKIDNNISYDTNVIEVVKND, from the coding sequence ATGTTTACAGAAGAAAGGTTTAATATCATTCTTCAGGAGTTGAAGGTAAAAGGAATAGTATCTGTTACTGATTTAGTACAATTACTGGATGCTTCGGAATCTACAGTTAGAAGAGATCTAAATACACTTGATAGTGAGGGACTTTTAAAGAAAATTCATGGAGGTGCAATTGCAATAGGTGAGAGTACATCCAAGCACGACTATAAAGTTAATGTTAGACAATCTTTGAATGTAGATGAAAAATCTGAAATAGCAAAGCATGCTGCTGCATTAATTGAAGATGGGGATATACTCTACTTGGATGCTGGAACAACAACTGAGATCTTAATAGATTTTATTGAAGCCAACGAAATAATAGTTGTAACTAATGGAATAGTTCATGCAAAAAAGCTTTTGGAAAGAGGTTTTAAGACTTTTATTGTTGGGGGCGAAGTTAAAGCTATAACTGAAGCAATAGTAGGAAGCACCGTTGTAGAAGATTTAAAAAAATATAACTTCTCAAAAGGCTTCTTTGGAGTAAATGGCGTAAGCAACGAGAGCGGTTATACAACTCCAGATATGAATGAAGCAATGGTTAAAGCTCAAGCAATGAAAATGTGCAGAGAATCATATGTATTAGCAGATCAATCTAAATTAGAAAAAGTTAGTTTTATAACTTTCGGAGCAATAGCAGATTCAACATTAATAACAACAAAAATTGATAATAATATTAGTTATGATACTAATGTAATAGAGGTGGTAAAAAATGATTAA
- a CDS encoding RrF2 family transcriptional regulator, with product MNLSKFSDYAFRILIYLAKNQDKICTVEELASNLEISEHHLKKIVHRLGKTEYVISTKGRNGGLKLGMEPKDINLGKILIITEESITVSECFSSAKHTCSTSKCKLKAILSSSINSFVDEFSKYTLEDIL from the coding sequence TTGAACTTATCTAAGTTTTCAGATTATGCTTTTAGAATTTTAATATATTTAGCTAAGAATCAAGATAAAATATGCACTGTGGAAGAGTTGGCATCTAACCTTGAAATATCTGAACATCATTTAAAGAAAATCGTTCATAGGCTAGGTAAAACTGAATATGTAATATCAACTAAAGGAAGAAATGGCGGCTTAAAACTTGGGATGGAGCCTAAAGACATAAACCTTGGGAAAATATTAATAATTACAGAGGAAAGTATAACTGTATCTGAATGTTTTTCAAGTGCAAAGCATACTTGTTCCACTTCAAAATGCAAATTAAAAGCAATATTATCATCATCTATTAATTCTTTTGTTGATGAATTTAGCAAATATACCTTAGAGGATATTTTATAG